Proteins found in one Heptranchias perlo isolate sHepPer1 chromosome 23, sHepPer1.hap1, whole genome shotgun sequence genomic segment:
- the scpep1 gene encoding LOW QUALITY PROTEIN: retinoid-inducible serine carboxypeptidase (The sequence of the model RefSeq protein was modified relative to this genomic sequence to represent the inferred CDS: inserted 4 bases in 3 codons; deleted 1 base in 1 codon), whose translation MVAIPLLLSPSTGATVPKDGREDWGYVSVREDAKMFWWLYYANSVTENFTSLPLVMWLQGGPGASGCGFGNFNEIGPLDTNLNPRKDSWVKAASLLFVDNPVGTGYSYTTNTNAFAKDLATVVMDMMVVLKEFFQLKPEFQNIPFYIFSESYGGKMAAAISLELVKAVQLREVKCHFAGLLXGDSWISPLDSVLSWGPYLYSISLLDDQGLDEVNSYAAKVKQAIEAGXYTQATLLWSTTEMVIERNTDGVNFYNIMTKETDDVTPQLTPRIRNYHWVSPPVWELSGCLSLTGPPIWELSVCPSRFSLSVAVSLYQRHISRMQKPXLEILMNGPIRKKLKIIPDFVQWGGQSEDVFSNMEGDFMKPVIEIVDKLLGTGVNVTVYNGQLDLIVDTLGQEAWVKKLKWPGLPTFSSLRWKAVYTAQRPADTAAFYKQYHNFAFYWILKAGHMIPFDQGEMAMKMLRMVTGQE comes from the exons atggttGCAATACCTCTGCTCTTGTCTCCATCCACAGGTGCCACTGTTCCTAAAGATGGCCGGGAAGACTGGGGCTACGTCTCTGTCCGTGAAGATGCCAAGATGTTCTGGTGGCTTTACTACGCAAATAGTGTGACGGAGAACTTCACCTCTCTGCCTCTTGTCATGTGGCTACAG GGCGGCCCGGGAGCCTCCGGGTGCGGATTCGGAAACTTCAATGAGATTGGCCCTCTCGACACGAACCTGAATCCCAGGAAGGACTCGTGG GTGAAAGCTGccagtttgctgtttgtggataaCCCTGTGGGCACTGGGTACAGTTACACCACCAACACCAACGCATTCGCCAAAGATCTCGCCACGGTCGTAATGGACATGATGGTTGTACTGAAGGAATTTTTCCAGCTCAAGCCAGAGTTCCAG AACATTCCATTCTACATTTTCTCCGAATCCTATGGAGGCAAAATGGCAGCTGCTATTTCATTGGAGCTCGTTAAG GCCGTTCAGCTCCGTGAAGTCAAGTGCCATTTTGCTGGGTTGCT TGGGGATTCCTGGATCTCCCCTCTGG ATTCTGTGCTGTCTTGGGGACCCTACCTGTACAGTATT TCTCTGCTCGATGATCAGGGTCTGGATGAGGTCAATTCTTACGCAGCAAAAGTGAAGCAGGCGATAGAGGCCG ATTACACGCAGGCAACGTTACTGTGGTCCACGACCGAGATGGTCATCGAGCGG AATACGGATGGAGTGAACTTTTACAACATAATGACCAAAGAGACGGACGATGTGACCCCACAGCTCACCCCTCGGATCAGGAACTACCATTGGGTCA GCCCGCCCGTCTGGGAGCTGTCTGGCTGTCTGTCCCTCACAGGCCCGCCCATCTGggagctgtctgtctgtccctcacggttctctctctctgttgcagtCAGTCTCTATCAGCGTCACATCAGCCGCATGCAGAAAC ACCTGGAGATCCTGATGAACGGGCCTATCAGGAAGAAGCTGAAAATAATCCCAGACTTCGTCCAGTGGGGAG GTCAGTCTGAGGATGTGTTCTCCAATATGGAAGGTGACTTTATGAAGCCAGTAATTGAGATTGTTGACAAGCTGCTGGGGACGGGA GTGAACGTCACGGTTTATAATGGGCAACTGGACCTGATTGTGGACACGTTGG GACAAGAAGCCTGGGTGAAGAAGCTGAAATGGCCGGGCCTGCCTACGTTCTCGAGTCTGCGGTGGAAGGCAGTGTACACTGCGCAGAGACCCGCGGACACTGCCGCCTTCTACAAACAGTACCACAACTTCGCCTTCTACTGGATCCTGAAGGCTGGGCACATG ATTCCATTTGATCAGGGAGAGATGGCGATGAAGATGTTGCGGATGGTGACCGGCCAGGAGTAA